The Luteimonas sp. YGD11-2 genome has a window encoding:
- a CDS encoding ketosynthase produces MLLIVEIALALAYGLLAHLAAAWRNDVLSLAALLALVAMLLAAPIAARRAWAWLALPVLVAAAWWLYAAGHAGVPLLLVPVAFILLIAWVFGRTLRRGRTPLISRIVLALEGGPDAPLAPELIAYTRALTAFWAALLVTLALVNLVLAAIATPDGLLASLGITPPVSITRTQWSWFANLFNYGIVGGAFIGEYAWRKRRFPNRYASFADFLRRMGGLGPAFWRDLLR; encoded by the coding sequence ATGCTGCTGATCGTCGAGATCGCGCTGGCGCTGGCCTACGGCCTGCTGGCGCACCTGGCCGCGGCATGGCGCAACGACGTGCTGTCGCTGGCCGCGCTGCTGGCGCTGGTGGCGATGCTGCTGGCCGCGCCGATCGCCGCACGCCGTGCATGGGCATGGCTGGCACTGCCGGTGCTGGTGGCCGCGGCGTGGTGGCTGTATGCGGCCGGGCATGCCGGCGTGCCGCTGCTGCTGGTGCCGGTCGCCTTCATCCTGTTGATCGCCTGGGTGTTCGGCCGCACGCTCCGGCGTGGCCGCACGCCATTGATCAGCCGCATCGTGCTGGCGCTGGAAGGCGGGCCGGATGCGCCGCTGGCGCCAGAACTCATCGCCTACACCCGCGCGCTGACCGCGTTCTGGGCAGCCCTGCTGGTGACGCTGGCGCTGGTGAACCTGGTACTTGCCGCCATCGCCACGCCCGACGGCCTGCTCGCTTCGCTGGGCATCACGCCGCCGGTGTCGATCACCCGCACGCAGTGGTCGTGGTTCGCCAACCTGTTCAATTACGGCATCGTCGGTGGCGCGTTCATCGGTGAATACGCCTGGCGCAAGCGGCGCTTCCCGAACCGCTATGCAAGCTTCGCGGATTTCCTGCGGCGGATGGGCGGCCTCGGGCCGGCATTCTGGCGCGACCTGCTGCGCTGA